GTATCTTTAGCGGTCATCACAGGCGTGCTGTTGGATGATTTTTTGAGCGGCAAGGTTTCAAATTCTATTGCTAAGGCCACCAGGTTCTCTTATTATAGCCTGATAGCTATAATGCTCCTTGGATGGGTGGGTGTCGCCATTTACGTAAAACTCGATTTTTTCTCAATAATAATGGCAGGCGTGGTCATATCAGGCCTATTTCTCGCTTTCGGAGGCTTACTTTCATTAATAGCGTTTATAAATAAAAGGTTAATGCTGGCATTCGTGTTGATCGTTTATTCCGTAGCGATATTCTTGAGCCCATTGAGCGCGTCGATCTTGCCCGAAGTGGAACGTTATGAGACAAGCAAAGAGGTGTCTGAGAAACTGTCGGCTGTCATGAAGCCCGGTGAGGAGCTCGGCGCGGCCAGCAATTATATGGCTGGCCTTGCCTTTTACACCGGGAAATTTCCGATCGACCTTGATCAGCATCATATACAGATAAGTTTTATGAATTCCGGGAAAAGGATATGGGCGGTGATGAAAGAGAAGAACCATAAACATCTTTATGATAAAGAAATTACAAAGGCATATGTTAAGCCCTCGTATGTTGTATTCAATATAGGAAAGCGCGCCATTATAACCAATGAAGCGCCTGCCGATGGACGCTTTCTGGTGAAACGGGAGAGACTGTAATGATAGCGAAAAACGTCTCATTCGTATTCCCGATGTTCAACGAAGCCGACAATATCGAGTCCACTATACGTCGCGCTACGGAATTGGCCGCACAGATTTCAGGTGACTATGAGATCGTGGTCGCGGACGATGCTTCTACTGACGGAAGCGGGGATCTTATAGACCGGATAGCCGCAAAAGACCCGCATCTTAAACCTGTGCACCTTAAAAATAACTCAAAATTCGGCGGAGCGCTTAATGCCGGCCTGATGGCTGCGCTGAAAGACGTGATCATATACACAGACTCGGACTTTCCCGCGAGAGAGGAAGATATAAAGAAGGCTATACAGATGCTTGATGAGGCCGATGTCGTTACCGCGTACAGTCTCGCGATAAAAGACTCAAGCCTGAAGCGTATTCTGATGTCGAAGGTTTATAATTTTCTGGTCCAGTCATTATTTGGCTTGCATTTGAAAGATATCAACTCGGGGTTAAAAATATATAAAAGGGAAGTCCTCCAGGGCCTTAATTTAAAGTCAAAGAGCCCGTTCATCGATGTCGAGATATTTGCCGAGGCCGTTAAGCGCGGATTCAAGATAAAGCAATATGGCCTCATCTTTGAACTTCGTACTAAGGGCTCATCCACGATATCCCGTATGAGCGTAGTGACGCGTACGTTCTGGGATATGTTTGCTTACAGATTTTGGCGGTAGGACCCAATATGAAACAATTGATAGTGGCCGCGGATGATTTCGGGATCACGGAGAGCGTGAATGAAGGCATAGCGCGTTCCCATAAAGAGGGGATTGTCACTTCGCTGAATTTTCTGCCATCGGGCGAGGCATTCGATGACGCGCTTGCCCGGGCGAAGTCGATCGGCCTCAATGAAGCCGGCGCGCACCTTGCGCTAACCGAAACCATTTCGGTCACGGAGGCTTCCAAAATACCATCCTTAGTCGATGCCGAAGGCAGATTCTATAAAGGCCATACCCAGTTTTTACTGAAATTCATATCAGGATCGATAGATCTCGACGAAGTCTATGTCGAATGGAGATCTCAACTGCAAAAAGTAAGCGCGACCGGCATCAGGATAACCAACTTGTCCAGCCACGAACATATACACATGCTGCCGAAACTTCTCGACATAATTATTAAACTCGCCAAAGAGTATGATATCCCCGCGATCAGATATCCGCACGCGGATCGTTCCAGCCGCCGGATGAGCGTAAATACCGTCTGTAAATCGCTGGCGCTTTTATATTTCGAAGGGAATATGTCCCAGGCCCTGAAGTCTTCCGGGATCACGGCACCGGAGCATTTTCTGGGATTTCTCGATTCCGGGAATATTACCGAGGAGGTGCTGCTCGATATCATAGCTAATCTTGAAGACCGGACCACAGAGCTTGTGTGCCATCCTGGATTTCTGGGGCCGGAGGTGCTGGATAGATACAAATTCCACAAAAATTCCGAAGCCGAACTTTACGCGCTGACGAGCCTCCGCGTAAAGAAATCAGCCGCCGATAAAGGGGTAGGCCTTGTGAGCTATGCCGAATTTCTTTCCAAAAATAAAAATCGATAACAGCGTAAAAGCGGCGCTCTTCTTATTTATCTTCACCCTCATAATATATTCCAATTCTTTGGGTGGGGAATTCGTATACGATGACGATTATTTCATCGTGAAGAATGTGCATATACGCAGCCTCGAGAATATCCCGTCGTTTTTTGTAAATCCGTCGACGGTGGCGTTCGCGGAGCTCGCCCAGGACGTCTACAGGCCGTTGACCACCATATCGTATGCGTTCGATTACCGCCTCTGGGGGCTCGATACGTTCGGGTATCATCTGGAGAGCGTTCTCTTACACGCGTTAAACGCCATATTGCTCTTCATCCTTTTGCAGCTCATCTTCGGAAATGCATCAATAGCGTTCCTGTCGAGCCTCTTATTCGTGTGCCATCCGGTGCAGACAGAGGCGGTCGCCTGGATATCGGGTCGCTCCAGCGTGCTCTTCCTTTTTTTCTATCTCGCGTCTTTCATATGTTATCTGCTCTTTATGAAGAAAGAGAAAAAGGCATATCTTGCGCTTTCTCTGATATTTTTTCTAGGATCGTTATTTTCGAAAGAGATGGCCATCAGTCTGCCGCTCCTGCTTGTATTGTATGATATTCATTTCGCGCCGGGGGAAAGCCTTAAGAAAAGGGCGCTGAAGCTGGCGCCATATTTTACACTCACAGTATTCTTTATAGCGGTCAGATTCATAGTAATAAACAGGGTGAGCCAGTGTGGATGGTGGGGCGGCAGTTCCTATCACACGTTTCTTACTATGCTGGTCGTGCTTGGCGAGTATGTGAAACTTATGATAGCGCCTGTAAAACTTTGCGCCTTTTACATGACAACGGTTTATACATCCATAGCGTCAGCCAAGGTCCTTTTATCGGTGGCGGCCATCGTAACGCTGATAGCATCGCTTCCGTTCATCTTCAGGCGCTCGCGCGGGATCTCATTTGCCATAGCTTTTTTCTTTCTGGCGCTTTTACCCGTTTCGAATATAGTGCCGTTAAGGGCCCTTATGGCCGAGAGATTCTTATATCTTCCGTCGATAGGATTCTGCGTTCTTGTTTCAATTCTTTTGGAGAAGATCGCAAGGATGGAATATAACGTTATCAAACTGAATCTCAGGAGACTGGCTATAGTCATAGCCTCTATGCTGGTACTGTTATATTCTGCCCGGACCATGATGAGAAACGAAGATTGGAAGAGCCAGATCACCATAACGAACTCGATATTAAAAATAGACCCGCTCAATCAATGGGCGCTGACGACGCTCGGAGCGGCATATTCGGATCTGGGGCAATACGAGAAGGCAATAAAGCCTCTCGTTAAAGCCATAATATTGTCGGAGAATTATTTTGCGCCGAGGAATATCCTGGGATTCTGTTATCTCCAGCTTGGCCGATATGATGAAGCCATAAAGATGCTCACAGACGCCCTGGAGATCAAGCCTGATAACCTCGAGGCCTTGAGCTCTATCGGGGTAGCGTATGCCCAGACCAAGAGATACGCCGAAGCGATACAACAGTTCGAGCGCGCTATAAAGGCTGACCCGTCGTTTGTAGACGGTTATATGAATCTCGGGACAACGTATGATCAGATGGGACAGAGTGAGAAGGCGATACAGGCCTACCAGCAGGCCGCGGATAGCACTAGATCGGCCCAGTCTATAGCCATCGCGTATGTGCGTATCGGCGATGTCTACAGGAGGCTAAGGGATCTCGAAAAGGCCAAGGCTTATTATAATAAGGCCATGGCATTATTCAGTCCCGGGATGGTAGAGCTTAAGAAATTAATCATAGGTCGGTTAACCTCCGGTTAGAGTATAAAATAGTTACATATTTTGACTGGATTTCCGTAGATAATTAGTGTATACTCATAGTAAAGGTAGTGTTTGGCTATAGCTGCATATTTTGTAAGGTGAATTTTTTTTGGTTATATTTTAAGTTATTTTCAAAACTCTGACAAATGTGGATGCCGTATGAAAATATCAAGATTGTTTCTAATCGTACCCATTATAATTGTCCTCCCTTCATGCTCGTTTGCTGAAGATTCGACGGCCAAGAAGGGGGAATTGTCCGTATATGGTGAGACAGGGCATGTAATTCCATTTATGGGCAATCAAAATACGGGCGCAACGCAATCCGAAGTCGACAAGAAGAATGATCTGGATAGTTCAAAGACGAAAGCACCGGATGTACAGGTTTGCGAGAATAAGCCGGGCACTATTCCGAACGGGATAAAAAAAGTATCATATGATGAACATGGAAAGATAACTGAATTGACAATGGATGATGGCACCATAGTAGCTTACAAATATTCCAGCGATAAAGAGCTTACTCTAGAGTCCAAGCAGGACGGTGTCGCGGTAAAATTCAAGAATACCTCCACCGCGGGCACAAAAGATGGTCAAGGCTCCGAATCGACCGCCAATGTGAGCTCCGCTTCCGGGAATGCCAATATCGCCGGCAGCGCGGACAGTGGAGAGGGTAAAGGCGGGATCATAGTAGAGGTCTATGCAAAGGAGCCTTCTGTTGCCGAAAGTTTCGGCAGGCCGGGTAATAGAAAGACCGACATGCTGGAACCCGCATTTCAGGTAGGATGCCCCGATACCACCGTACCGATTGCTAAACTCGCCGCAACACCGATGAAGTTTGATTTTAAGGAGATAAAGAAAGCCATCGAGAAGACTTCCAAGATAAGAGCCCAGGCGCTAAAAGACTACAAGCATAATACATCCAATTACTATGACGCGATGGATGCCGCTATCAAAAATAATATCGATGCCCTGGAGAAAGAAAATATTGGCCTTAACGGACTTGAAGGCCGCGTTCCTGCCGCGAATAGACAGGACGCCGTAGAAATGACCGTGAATAATATGTACGCCTATATCAGAAACGGCGGTGCCGATAGATCTATAAAAGATATAATGTCTCTTGAGGGAGAGCTCAGAAGCAAGATCGTAAATCCCGGCAGGAAAGTGTATGAAGGCAGGTTAATAGAGGCAACCGAGTACACGAACGATATGATAGAGAAGCTGGTAAAATCGCAACTGGCCCTTTATTTGAAGATCAAAAAAGATAAGATAGATGTCATAATCAATCTTCAAAAAACCCCGAAACCGAATAAGTAGGTTGAAGCCCCCCAATTCCTCTGATATAATCAAGCAGTAGTCTCATGAAATATGTAAAAATATGCCCATTTTCCGTGTATTACTAAAGGGAGTATAGGCGTCCGGATGTCTTCTGAGCAGCTGTCTGATGAAATATTGGTGCAAAAGGCCAGAGAAGGCGATACTAAAGCTTTCGAAGAGCTTTTCGACAGATATAAAAAACAGCTATTGAATTTTATTTATAGGCTCATAGGTAACAGGGAAACGGCCGAGGAAGTGACTCAGGAAGTATTTATTAAAGTTTATAATAAGCTGGAGATATTTGACCCAAGTAAGAAGTTTGTGTCATGGATATATACGATAGCGCGGAATCTCGCGAAAAACGCGCTCAGAGATAAAAAATATTTCTCCGCTAGATCTCTGGAAGAAACGGTGGTCCCTGGAGATGAAACCATGCATCTGAAGGATGTGATAGCAGATTCCAGTGCCGGCCCTGACCAGATCATTGAAGACGATGAGCTGGCGGAAGACGCGCAGCGGGTTCTGGATTCGATGCCGATCAAATATAGAGAGGTAATAGCGCTATGCAGCGTGCAGGGGCTTACTTATAAAGAGGCTGCGGTAGTGCTCGGTTGCAGTATCGCAAGCATTTCGGTAAGGCTCGAAGAGGCAAAATTGCTATTCATGAAGAAATTGGGCATAGATATGCCAGGGCGCAAGGAAAGCGATTCGCTATGAAGAACTCTGATCAGGACAGATTCAATATCGTAATGGCTCATCTTAAACCTATTGAGCCATCCAGCGGCTTCGATTTTGAATTCCGCAGAAGGCTTGCGGAGGCGGTTGCCAAAAAGTACAGCGAGACGCCGTTCGAATCATTTACCAGGCGTGTTGCCGGTGCTCTAGAGGGGCTTAAAGAGGCCCTGCTGCCGAGGACGCCGGTCATGGTAAGGGCCATGGCTGCCTTCCTATTCTTCATGTCGGCTGGTTTTTATGTCTATTCGACACAGCCCGCGCTACCGATCGTTATGGATGTAGGGGGCGTCGTTATAGTGCATCGCGCTGGTGAGTCTGTCGCCAGGCCGGTCACTCCATTGCAGGAGCTTAAGGAGGGTGATGTTATAACCGCGCAAGGCGCGTCGCAGCTCGACATAAATATGATGAATAAATATACCGTGCGTGTGAAGCCGGGAACCACTTTTAGGATAGCGAAGCTCGCTCTGCGGTTTGGAAACGGCACGGTCGATATAAGGCTGGCCGATGGCAATATGCTTGTCGACATAGAAAAGGGTTTTAAAGGTTCGAAATTCATTATAACGACCGACGCCGGCACCGCTAGGGCGCTAGGCACAAAATTTAGCGTAAGCTCAACCAATAATAAAAAACAGATTATGAATGTGGATGTGCTTGAAGGTAATGTGGAGGTTAATAGCAGCTACAGGCCGTCGAAGACGCTGATCGCCAGGCAGACTGTGATAGTTGGCCCAGGGCAGAAGACGGAGGTAACGGCGGGAGATCTGCCTGAGCCTCCGCAAAGGCTGATAGAGGAGGAGTGGAGAAAGCTCGAGGAATTGTATCAGATAGGCAGAAAGCCGAAGGTCCTGCTCCTGCTGAAGAATACCCCCGACCGAGTGAAACAGCTTTTAGCTCCGTGCCCAATATATATATCAGATGAAAAGCCGAGAGAGCTTCCCGTTGAACTTGAGGATGCCGTAATGAAGACGCGCGAAGCCATCGATACTGGGGATGCCTCAAAGCACATAGAAAGCATAAAAATTCTTGAGGGGATGGTGGCTAGATACCCTCGCGCAAAATATAACCCGCAACTCCTATTATATATAGGAAGTTATTATGAGTATATAGATCATCACCAGGATGCTATGCGTGTGTTCCGGGAGGTTACAAAGCGTTACCCCGAATCTCAGTTCGCTGGGATGGCTCAATGTGCGATAGGTATCATATATGAGGAGAAGCTGAACGACCCGGCAATGGCAGAGGGTGCTTTTAAGTTGGTTCTTAGCAAATATCCAAATAGTTTAGAAGCTATATGGGTGGAGGAAAAATTAGGCATCAAAAAAGTTAGAAATATGATTTAAAATTATCTCGCATCTCCGTGTATATAGTAGTAACGAAAGGAACACGGTGAATGTGATGAAGATAAACGGCGAAAAGACATATTGCAGAAGAAGATGTATCCGTGAGCTTATCGCGAAGTTGGAAGCATTAAATATGCGCGCGAGGGCGATGACGGATATTTTTTTTGAGATGAACTTAAAACCTTTAAAAAGCTGTTCACAAATCAAAGGAGGGAAATAACATGAAGACCTTAAAGATTGCCGTGACGATAATATTAGCGGTTGCGTTTGTCATATCGGCCGGATTTGCAACTTTTGCCGAGGACTATAATGATATTGTGGTGAGGCATCAAGAGTTGACGAGTAAGCTAATGCTGAATATGCGCTCGCCGGGCATAAGGACCGAAGGCAGGACGACTACTTCCTATGTCCCGATCAAAATCCTCGCAATAGCCGAACGATATCTGAAGGAGATCTTAAACCCCGAGAGTTTTAAGCTCAGTCAGTGGAGTGTAAAACCCGGTTCGTTAGTCGTTGTATTCAAACTTCCTGATGGCTCACCGGCAACTATAAATGTTGATATGCGTACGGGCAAGCCGAGTATATCGGGAGGCGATATGGTTAAGAATGGAGTTCTGAAGACCCGGGAGACCATAGCCCGGAAAATGAACGTCGATATATCAGAGGTTCATATAAATGGAATCGGGGATTGGGCTATCGGGATGACCATGGGTATTCCCCCGAATATCTTTGATACCGTGGTGCTGCCGGCGAGCGTCGAAGGCTATGCTCTTAAACTTCAGTATCGGCACAATCAATTCGGTCAGCCTGTTCAGGAAACCACGACCATAACATTGCTGTCGTTTGTGAACAAGAAAACAGGAACCGATCTGCTTCAGAGCGCTATGGGCTGTCTGAATGGGATCTTAAATCCGAATGCCTACACACTGGACTCCTGGCTGATAAGTGCGGGCGGGAATCTTACGTTTACCTTCAAGCTCGCTGACGGCTCGAAAATTAGAGTCAATGTGAGCGCTCAATCCGGTAAGTCTAAAATAGATGGTATCCTTGCCTCTCCGAAAGATTTGAAACAAGCCAGCACAATCCTCGGAGCGAATGCCGTCATCGGAATAACTACACTGCTCACTACTAAGGACGGCAAAGATATCGTAGGAGCCGCTACAATTACAAAGTTTTACGATAAAGAAGGCAATCTCGTGGGATCGCATGTAGTAAATGGATCCCTGGGACCGCTATACGGCAACGGCAATCGATGGCTTGATGGTAAAGGTGTTCTCATAGGCTATGATGCTTCTTCAGAAGCCCTGAAACAAGCCAGCACGATCCTCGGAGCGAACGCCACGTTCGGAATAACTATACCGCCTCTTGCCAGTACGCCAGAAGGAGCCACTACGATTACAAAGTTCTACGATAAGGATGGAGTTCTCATGGGAACGCATATGGTAAATTCATCTCTGAGGACAAATAGCGATGTGTGGCGTGATGGTAAAGGCGTTATCATAGGTTATGGAGCTTCTCCAGAAGCTTTGAAACAAGCCAGCACGATCCTCGGAGCGAATGCCGTCATCGGGATAACTGCACCATATACTGTTAATCTTCTCCACATCAAGGATATGCCCATATACATCACCACAATTACAAAGTTCTACGATAAGGATGGCGTTCTCATAGGAACGCATATGGTAAGCCCGTATCCAAACGGCAATCGATGGCTTGACGGTAAAGGTGTTCTCATAGGCTACGATGCCTCTTCGGGAGCTTTAAAACAAGCCAGCACGATCCTCGGCGCGGACGCCACGTTCGGGATAACTATACCGCCTTCCAGCATTACGAATGGCAATATAGAATATGTTATGGTAGGTGCCGCCACAGTCACGAAGTTCTATGATAAGGACGGTGTTCTCATAGGAACTCATATGGTGAGTGGGTCGCTGGGACCGATATACGGTAACCAATGGTTTAACGGTCAAGGCGTTCTTATAGGCTACGGAGCCTCTCCGGAAGCCTTGAAACAAGCCAGCACGATCCTCGGAGCGAACGCCGCCTTCGGGATAACTACACCATATACTATTAAGATAGCTGGCGCTACAATTACAAAGTTCTACGATAAAGAAGGCAACCTCATAGGAACGCATATGGTAAGCCCTTATCCAAACGGCAATCGATGGCTTGACGGTAAAGGTGTTCTCATAGGCTACGATGCCTCTTCGGGAGCTTTAAAACAAGCCAGCACGATCCTCGGAGCGAACGCCATGTTCGGAATAACTATACCGCCTCTTGCCAGTACGCCAGAAGGAGCTACTACGATTACAAAGTTCTACGATAAAGAAGGCAACCTCATAGGAACGCATATGGTAAGTCCCAGGCCGGGCGGCGACCAATGGTTTAATGGTGAAGGCGTTCTTATAGGATACGAAGCTTCTGAGATAATTAAAACCGAGCCGCCGGTTATCAATGCTGACGCTGCGGGTAAGATGAGCGTATTAGCGGATATAAACGCTAAGGCGGCGGAAGTTGCCGCTGCCGGTGCCAGTATCGATCCGAATCTGGCGCTAAAAAGGAATAATCTGCCGGCAGAACAGCTGAAACGATAGCGTCGAAATAGACATTTACGATTATTAGAAGGCCTCTTCATTTATCACTGGAGAGGTCTTCTTTTCCTCCTATTCGTCGGCGCTCGCAAGCTTCAACTCCCCAGACTTATTTGAGTGAGATTGGTGCGGAAGAAGGGAGTTGAACCCTTAAGGTGTTACCCATACGGTTCTGAGCCGTACGCGTCTGCCAGTTCCGCCACTTCCGCACGAAATAGGTTCACCAAGTATACCCTAAATCACTCAGACTGTCAATTATCCCAAAATAGACCCCCGGGGTATATTTTACGCCAATTCCGCTTGACAAAATAGTTCTTTAGAGTTACGATAAGTCATAAATTATTCTGATTGCTACAAAAGAATGTAACCAGAGACGACCATTCTCTGGTTTTTATTTTATAACATTAAGGAGGAGAGTAAGACATGTTTGGTTCTATTTCTGCGACATTGTTTGAAGTGGTTGCCATCTGGGGAGTTCTGTTTATTGCTATTTTAGGCCTGGGCTATGCTTTTCTATTAAAAACCCAGATCATGAAAAAAGACAAAGGCACTAATGAGATGCAGGATGTCTGGTCTGCTATACGCATGGGTGCAGACGCCTATCTTGGCCGCCAGCTCAAGAGTATTCTTCCCTTAATTTTCGGACTTACCGTAGTTTTATTCTTTTCGGTTTATATAATCCCGCCCAGCAGTGAAGCGTTACAGCGTTTTAGCGGCATGAATCCGGATACTATTAGGCTTATCGTTGGCCTTGGGCGCGCTCTAGCGTTTATTATGGGCGCGTTCTTCTCGCTTATAGTGGGACAATTCGGAATGCGCATGGCGGTTGAGGGTAATGTCCGCGTAGCAAGCGCATCACGAAGAAGCTTCAGTGAAGCGTTACAGATCGCCTACCGCACAGGAACCATCACGGGCATGCTTACGGATGGATTAGGACTCTTAGGCGGCACATTGATATTTATCATTTTCGGCATCGCCTCTCCCGATGTACTTTTAGGCTTTGGTTTCGGCGGGACGCTGCTTGCCTTATTTATGCGCGTGGGCGGCGGAATCTTTACAAAGGCGGCCGATATCGGAGCCGACCTCGTAGGAAAGGTTGAGAAGAATATTCCGGAAGACGATCCCAGGAATGCGGCTGTTATCGCGGACCTCGTGGGCGATAACGTCGGCGATTGCGCTGGTATGGCCGCGGATATTTTCGAATCTTATGAAGTCACTATCGTTTCGGGCCTGATCTTAGGCTTGGCGCTGGTTGCAATGACGGGCCAGATCAAATGGATAATATTTCCTCTCTTGGTGCGCGGCATAGGCGTGCTTTCCTCTATTGTAGGGACATATCTGGTAAGGGGAGGGAAAGATGGTGAAAATACAGACGCTTTCGCCAGCATAAACCGCGGTTTCTATGCTTCGGCGGCTATTTCGATGGCAGCATTTATGGTATTGGCGCATTTCTACATGCATGAATGGAGAGCGTTCTTCTCGGTAGGTATAGGCATATTACTGGCTATCGTCATCGATGAAATAACAAAATATTTTACGCATACACAGCATGCTCCGGTCAAAGAGATCGCCCAGAGTTCAAAGACGGGCTCCGCGACATTGATATTGAGGGGGCTTGCGATAGGATTCGAATCGTCGGCCTGGCAGTTCGTCGTTATCGCCATCACTATTCTGGCAGCGGTCGTTATCTATTGGGGACAATCGGTTGCCTTTGTACTCTACGGCGTGGCGATGACCGGCATAGGAATGCTTACTCTGACCGGCAACAATGTGGCCATGGACTCCTTCGGGCCCATTGCCGATAATGCGAACGGGATAGGCGAGATGGCGCATCTGGAGCCTAAGGCGCGCCAGATAATGGCTGACCTCGACGCGGTTGGCAACACAACCAAAGCGATCACTAAAGGCATCGCGATCGGCTCGGCAGTCATTGCGGCGGTATCGCTCTTTGGCTCGTTCCTCACGGATGTTACCATGGTTCAAGCGCAAATGAACGTGCCGGAACATCTGCGGATGCTTGTTACGGGTATACGCGTTTCGGAGCCGATCGTCTTTATAGGCTTACTTTTAGGCGGGGCAATCCCTTGCCTATTTTCGGCGCTTATGATCAATTCTGTCGCGCGCGCGGCGTCCTTAATCGTAAATGAAGTCCGCCGGCAATTTCATATTCCCGGCCTTATGGAAGGCAAGGTAAAACCAGATTATAAAAAAGCTGTTGAAATCTGCACCATAGCCGCGCAGAAAGAATTGATAGGATTGGCGTTAATAGCCATCTTAAGCCCGATATTAATCGGGCTTGTGCTGAAGGTCGAGGCTCTGGGCGGCTTCCTGGCGGGTGTCATTATTTCGGGCCAGCTTCTGGCGGTATTTATGGCAACCGCTGGTGGCGCATGGGATAATGCCAAGAAGACGATAGAAGACGGTTTATACGGCGGCAAGGGTTCGGATGCACATAAGGCATCGGTTGTCGGAGATACGGTGGGAGATCCTCTTAAGGACACCGCGGGCCCGGCACTGAACCCGATGATAAAAGTTATTAACCTCGTTTCCCTGTTAGCGGCGCCGATAATTATCCATCTTCATCGGGCCGATGCGGGAGTTATTGTCGCGATAGCGATATGTGTGCTTCTTATATTCGGGGCCATTATCTACTCCAAGCACGGGGTCTTGAGTTTCAGGAAGCCGAAAGAGGATAGTACCTTCTGATTTAAAAGGAAGGCCTTTATGAAGTTTTCCTATCCGCATGACCATTTCTCCCAAGGAAAGGTAATAGGTGGCCTATGGAGTTCTTCCAGAAACTGATCGATATAATCCTCCATTTTGACGCGTACATCAGCGTTATGATCCAATATTGCGGTTTATGGGCGTATCTTATACTTTTCGGGGTCATCTTTGCCGAAACCGGGTTTGTGGTTATGCCGTTTTTGCCAGGGGATTCTCTTCTTTTCGTGCTGGGCACATTTGCCGCGCGGGGAACATTTCACCCGATGCTTTTGGCCGGTATTTTGATGTTGGCGGCTATTTTAGGCGATAGCGTTAATTATGCTATCGGAAAATACCTGGGAGATCGCCTGATTCATGCCAAGGGCATCCCGTTCTTTAAGAAAGAGCACCTGGATCGGACACATCTTTTTTATAAAAAGTACGGCGGCAAGGCTATTATTTTAGCCAGATTTATGCCTATAGTGCGGATGTTCGCCCCGTTTGTGGCAGGCATCGTGCGTATGGATTATGCTAAATTTTTCATATATAATGTCATAGGAGGCATGGCGTGGGTGACAATTTTCATATTTAGCGGTTACTATTTCGGAAATATCCCTTTTGTGAAAAAAAATCTTTCTTTGGTTGTTATTGCTATTATATTCGTGTCGATAATGCCGGGAGTAATCGAATTCCTTAAGTATAAGTACAGGAAGAAATGAAAAAATTCGGAATCAATTGGTTAAAAAATAACACCTTATCATCCATTAAAAATCGTCATAGCGTAAGAATCTTCCTTGATAAGCCTGTTGATGACGAGGATCTCAAAACTATTCTTAACGCGGCAAATCAGGCCCCGTCAGCTCATAATCAACAGTCATGGCGGTTTATTGTCATAAGGGGAGAGAAGAAGAGCGATTTGGCTAATCTTATTTGCGCGAAGGCAGGCACTTTTTCTAAACCGTCCTCGACGCTGCTTCGCCTGGCATCGCGCAGCATCGCTTCCGCGCCGGTTGTGGTTGCCGTAGCAAATAGCGGAGAGCTTATTTCGAGGGGG
This portion of the Candidatus Omnitrophota bacterium genome encodes:
- a CDS encoding sodium-translocating pyrophosphatase, with the protein product MFGSISATLFEVVAIWGVLFIAILGLGYAFLLKTQIMKKDKGTNEMQDVWSAIRMGADAYLGRQLKSILPLIFGLTVVLFFSVYIIPPSSEALQRFSGMNPDTIRLIVGLGRALAFIMGAFFSLIVGQFGMRMAVEGNVRVASASRRSFSEALQIAYRTGTITGMLTDGLGLLGGTLIFIIFGIASPDVLLGFGFGGTLLALFMRVGGGIFTKAADIGADLVGKVEKNIPEDDPRNAAVIADLVGDNVGDCAGMAADIFESYEVTIVSGLILGLALVAMTGQIKWIIFPLLVRGIGVLSSIVGTYLVRGGKDGENTDAFASINRGFYASAAISMAAFMVLAHFYMHEWRAFFSVGIGILLAIVIDEITKYFTHTQHAPVKEIAQSSKTGSATLILRGLAIGFESSAWQFVVIAITILAAVVIYWGQSVAFVLYGVAMTGIGMLTLTGNNVAMDSFGPIADNANGIGEMAHLEPKARQIMADLDAVGNTTKAITKGIAIGSAVIAAVSLFGSFLTDVTMVQAQMNVPEHLRMLVTGIRVSEPIVFIGLLLGGAIPCLFSALMINSVARAASLIVNEVRRQFHIPGLMEGKVKPDYKKAVEICTIAAQKELIGLALIAILSPILIGLVLKVEALGGFLAGVIISGQLLAVFMATAGGAWDNAKKTIEDGLYGGKGSDAHKASVVGDTVGDPLKDTAGPALNPMIKVINLVSLLAAPIIIHLHRADAGVIVAIAICVLLIFGAIIYSKHGVLSFRKPKEDSTF
- a CDS encoding DedA family protein, which codes for MEFFQKLIDIILHFDAYISVMIQYCGLWAYLILFGVIFAETGFVVMPFLPGDSLLFVLGTFAARGTFHPMLLAGILMLAAILGDSVNYAIGKYLGDRLIHAKGIPFFKKEHLDRTHLFYKKYGGKAIILARFMPIVRMFAPFVAGIVRMDYAKFFIYNVIGGMAWVTIFIFSGYYFGNIPFVKKNLSLVVIAIIFVSIMPGVIEFLKYKYRKK
- a CDS encoding nitroreductase family protein, giving the protein MKKFGINWLKNNTLSSIKNRHSVRIFLDKPVDDEDLKTILNAANQAPSAHNQQSWRFIVIRGEKKSDLANLICAKAGTFSKPSSTLLRLASRSIASAPVVVAVANSGELISRGPELFKVDKNKSAAHDFFRIMEIQSSAAAVQNLLIAATSLGLATVWLGVLVLIKNDILKFLGEPEGEFMAVVPVGYAAKPSGNGPQKQPLNMVVKTL